The proteins below are encoded in one region of Aquisphaera giovannonii:
- a CDS encoding MBL fold metallo-hydrolase, producing MTQRSDREATPPWDAARVNLTSRELAPGVFAVMPDDVLAKDHVGTTGGFVIGERGVLVVESMLNGDLASQLIGLVRQATTKPIRFLVNTSYHGDHAYGNYLFPESTVIIQHPATRRYMEENFEEDRRFMIGLMGRGKGIERVQKRTADVAVPGMLSVDLGGQTVEVHHFGFAQTPGDLVVWTPDARVLWVGNMIQAPAPALPWLLEGRHGETIATLARVRDFLPDDATIIPGHGRPMRPGDIEFPLRYLRELDDAVRAAIDEGRSVEATLDLAAMHGYGDYSLFRWAHTTVNVPAAYRDLAGRGGGGAQRGEP from the coding sequence ATGACACAGAGGAGCGACCGGGAAGCCACGCCCCCTTGGGACGCCGCGCGGGTCAACCTCACCTCCAGGGAGCTCGCCCCCGGCGTGTTCGCGGTCATGCCGGACGACGTGCTCGCCAAGGACCATGTCGGCACCACGGGCGGCTTCGTGATCGGGGAGCGGGGCGTCCTCGTCGTCGAGTCGATGTTGAACGGCGATCTCGCCTCGCAGCTCATCGGGCTCGTGCGCCAGGCGACGACGAAACCGATCCGCTTCCTCGTCAACACGAGCTACCACGGCGACCATGCCTACGGGAACTACCTGTTCCCGGAGAGCACCGTCATCATCCAGCATCCGGCCACCAGGCGCTACATGGAGGAGAATTTCGAGGAAGATCGCCGGTTCATGATCGGGCTCATGGGCCGGGGCAAGGGCATCGAACGCGTGCAGAAGAGGACCGCCGATGTCGCCGTCCCCGGGATGCTCAGCGTCGACCTCGGCGGCCAGACCGTCGAGGTGCACCACTTCGGGTTCGCGCAGACGCCGGGCGACCTCGTCGTATGGACGCCCGACGCCAGGGTCCTCTGGGTCGGCAACATGATCCAGGCGCCGGCACCTGCACTCCCCTGGCTCCTCGAAGGCCGGCACGGGGAGACGATCGCGACCCTGGCACGAGTGCGCGACTTCCTCCCGGACGACGCCACCATCATCCCCGGCCACGGCCGGCCGATGCGCCCCGGCGACATCGAGTTCCCGCTTCGTTACCTCCGCGAGCTCGATGACGCCGTGCGCGCGGCGATCGACGAGGGCCGATCCGTCGAGGCCACGCTGGATCTCGCCGCGATGCACGGCTATGGCGACTACAGCCTGTTCCGGTGGGCCCATACCACGGTCAACGTGCCCGCCGCCTACCGCGACCTTGCGGGGCGCGGCGGCGGAGGAGCTCAGCGTGGGGAACCCTGA
- a CDS encoding DUF1559 domain-containing protein codes for MHKSTAPLRRGGFTLIELLVVIAIIAVLIALLLPAVQSAREAARRIQCTNNLKQIGLAFMNYESANSCFSPTTILVPAATGSPGTWAFESSWSAFARSAPFLEQGSFYNSINFNFTYSDPPNKVTIAMTPLSFLFCPSDPGPHIDDASMGNTGYGTTSYGTCDGDWYVWSVNWGATNSVGPMNRSMFGPNYARRISMVTDGLSNTIMASEGLIGHNQMRSCIKTPTPPSDSVTGTWTPTSVPAPGGPSVQALSEVIASCGTKTTSVKAGGPIGHTRWCNGGVYYSGVTTAMTPNPSVKASNNATGTVGYGSMVQMDWDSTDENDGGPTYMSLAATSRHPGGVNVLFGDGSVRFVKDSVSAAAWRALGTIAGGEVVSADQY; via the coding sequence ATGCACAAGTCCACGGCTCCCCTCCGGCGCGGGGGTTTCACCCTGATCGAGCTGCTGGTCGTCATCGCCATCATCGCCGTCCTGATCGCGCTCCTGCTCCCCGCCGTCCAGTCCGCCCGCGAGGCCGCGCGGCGGATCCAGTGCACGAACAACCTGAAGCAGATCGGCCTGGCGTTCATGAACTACGAGAGCGCCAACTCGTGCTTCTCGCCGACGACCATCCTGGTGCCGGCGGCGACCGGCTCCCCCGGGACGTGGGCCTTCGAGTCGTCGTGGAGCGCATTCGCCCGCTCGGCCCCGTTCCTGGAGCAGGGCAGCTTCTACAACTCGATCAACTTCAACTTCACCTACAGCGACCCGCCCAACAAGGTGACGATCGCGATGACGCCGCTGTCGTTCCTCTTCTGCCCGAGCGACCCCGGCCCGCACATCGACGACGCGTCGATGGGCAACACCGGCTACGGCACGACGAGCTACGGCACCTGCGACGGCGACTGGTACGTCTGGTCGGTGAACTGGGGGGCGACGAACTCGGTCGGCCCGATGAACCGCTCGATGTTCGGGCCGAATTACGCGCGCCGGATCTCGATGGTCACCGACGGACTGAGCAACACCATCATGGCCTCGGAGGGGCTCATCGGCCACAACCAGATGAGGAGCTGCATCAAGACCCCGACGCCCCCCTCCGACTCGGTGACCGGCACGTGGACCCCGACGAGCGTCCCCGCCCCGGGCGGCCCGTCGGTGCAGGCGCTCTCCGAGGTGATCGCCTCCTGCGGCACCAAGACCACCAGCGTGAAGGCGGGCGGGCCGATCGGCCACACCCGCTGGTGCAACGGCGGCGTGTACTACTCGGGCGTCACGACGGCCATGACCCCGAACCCCTCCGTGAAGGCCTCGAACAACGCGACGGGCACGGTCGGCTACGGCTCGATGGTGCAGATGGACTGGGACTCGACCGACGAGAATGACGGCGGCCCCACGTACATGTCGCTGGCCGCGACGAGCAGGCACCCCGGCGGCGTGAACGTCCTCTTCGGCGACGGCTCGGTCCGCTTCGTCAAGGACTCCGTCAGCGCGGCCGCCTGGCGCGCCCTGGGCACGATCGCCGGCGGCGAGGTCGTCTCGGCCGACCAGTATTGA